A single region of the Vicia villosa cultivar HV-30 ecotype Madison, WI linkage group LG4, Vvil1.0, whole genome shotgun sequence genome encodes:
- the LOC131599153 gene encoding uncharacterized protein LOC131599153 yields VVWTEDCQKAFDSIKEYLLEPPILIPPVEGRPLIMYLTVLEESMGCMLGQQDETGKKEHAIYYLSKKFTDCESRYSMLEKTCCALAWASKRLRQYMINNTTWLISKMDPIKYVFEKPALTGRIARWQMLLSEYDIEYRAQKAVKGSILADHLAHQPINEYQSLKFDFPDEDVLYLKMKDCDEPLPEEGPEPGSRWGLIFDGAVNAFGNGIGAIIITPKGTHIPFSARLLFECTNNIAEYEACIMGLEEAIDLRIKILDIYGDSALVINQIKDKWETYHPGLIPYRDYARRLLTFFNKVELHHIPRDQNRMADALATLSSMFKVNHWNDMPTVRITRLERPAYVFATEAVIDDKPWFHDIKRFLQTQEYPLGASNKDKKTLRRLSGSFFLNGDVLYKRNFDMVLLRCVDRHE; encoded by the coding sequence gttgtatggactgaagattgccagaaagcgttcgacagtatcaaggagtacctgttagaaccaccaatattgattcctccagttgaaggaagaccattaatcatgtaccttaccgtgttggaagaatccatgggttgtatgcttggacagcaagatgaaaccggtaagaaggagcatgccatctattacctgagtaagaaattcacagactgtgagtctcgttactccatgctcgaaaaaacatgttgtgctttggcttgggcttcaaaacgtctccgccaatacatgatcaacaatactacttggttaatctccaaaatggatccgatcaagtacgtctttgaaaagcccgccttaacaggaaggattgcccgatggcaaatgctgttatctgaatatgacattgagtaccgtgctcaaaaagcggttaaaggaagcattctcgccgatcatttggcgcatcaaccaattaatgaatatcaatctctcaagtttgactttcctgatgaagatgtcttgtacttgaagatgaaagattgtgacgaaccgttacctgaagaaggtcctgaacccggatcaagatggggcctaatttttgatggagcagtaaacgcttttggcaatggaattggggcaatcatcatcactcccaagggtactcatatcccgttctccgccagattgctatttgagtgcaccaacaacatcgcagaatatgaagcttgtatcatgggtctcgaagaagccattgacttaaggatcaaaatcctagacatatatggagattcagccctcgtgatcaaccaaatcaaagacaagtgggaaacttaccaccctggcttgattccttacagagattatgcaagacgtctgttgactttcttcaacaaggttgaattgcatcatatacctcgagatcagaatcgaatggcagacgccttggctactttatcttccatgttcaaagtcaatcattggaacgatatgcctacagtcagaattacgcgccttgaaaggcccgcctatgtgtttgcaactgaagcagtcatcgatgataaaccgtggttccacgatatcaaacgcttccttcaaactcaagagtacccgcttggggcatcaaacaaagacaagaagactctaaggagactttctggcagtttcttcctgaacggagacgtgctatacaaaagaaacttcgacatggttttgctcagatgcgtggacagacacgaa